A window from Bos indicus x Bos taurus breed Angus x Brahman F1 hybrid chromosome 26, Bos_hybrid_MaternalHap_v2.0, whole genome shotgun sequence encodes these proteins:
- the LOC113884520 gene encoding steroid 17-alpha-hydroxylase/17,20 lyase, which translates to MWLLLAVFLLTLAYLFWPKTKHSGAKYPRSLPSLPLVGSLPFLPRRGQQHKNFFKLQEKYGPIYSFRLGSKTTVMIGHHQLAREVLLKKGKEFSGRPKVATLDILSDNQKGIAFADHGAHWQLHRKLALNAFALFKDGNLKLEKIINQEANVLCDFLATQHGEAIDLSEPLSLAVTNIISFICFNFSFKNEDPALKAIQNVNDGILEVLSKEVLLDIFPVLKIFPSKAMEKMKGCVQTRNELLNEILEKCQENFSSDSITNLLHILIQAKVNADNNNAGPDQDSKLLSNRHMLATIGDIFGAGVETTTSVIKWIVAYLLHHPSLKKRIQDDIDQIIGFNRTPTISDRNRLVLLEATIREVLRIRPVAPTLIPHKAVIDSSIGDLTIDKGTDVVVNLWALHHSEKEWQHPDLFMPERFLDPTGTQLISPSLSYLPFGAGPRSCVGEMLARQELFLFMSRLLQRFNLEIPDDGKLPSLEGHASLVLQIKPFKVKIEVRQAWKEAQAEGSTP; encoded by the exons ATGTGGCTGCTCCTGGCTGTCTTTCTGCTCACCCTCGCCTATTTATTTTGGCCCAAGACCAAGCACTCTGGTGCCAAGTACCCCAGGAGCCTCCCATCCCTGCCCCTGGTGGGCAGCCTGCCGTTCCTCCCCAGACGTGGCCAGCAGCACAAGAACTTCTTCAAGCTGCAGGAAAAATATGGCCCCATCTATTCCTTTCGTTTGGGTTCCAAGACGACTGTGATGATTGGACACCACCAGTTGGCCAGGGAGGTGCTTCTCAAGAAGGGCAAGGAATTCTCTGGGCGTCCCAAAGTG GCCACTCTAGACATCCTGTCAGACAACCAAAAGGGCATTGCCTTTGCCGACCATGGTGCCCACTGGCAGCTGCATCGGAAGCTGGCACTGAATGCCTTTGCCCTGTTCAAGGATGGCAACCTGAAGTTAGAGAAGATCA ttAATCAGGAAGCCAATGTGCTCTGTGATTTCCTGGCCACCCAGCATGGAGAGGCCATAGATCTGTCCGAGCCTCTCTCTCTGGCGGTGACCAACATAATCAGCTTTATCTGCTTCAACTTCTCCTTCAAGAATGAGGATCCTGCCCTGAAGGCCATACAAAATGTCAATGATGGCATCCTGGAGGTTCTGAGCAAGGAAGTTCTGTTAGACATATTCCCTGTGCTGAAG ATTTTCCCCAGCAAAGCCATGGAAAAGATGAAGGGTTGTGTTCAAACGCGAAATGAATTGCTGAATGAAATCCTTGAAAAATGTCAG GAGAACTTCAGCAGTGATTCCATCACTAACTTGCTGCACATACTGATCCAAGCCAAGGTGAATGCAGACAATAACAATGCTGGCCCAGACCAGGATTCAAAGCTGCTTTCAAATAGACACATGCTTGCTACCATAGGGGACATCTTCGGGGCTGGTGTAGAGACCACCACGTCTGTGATAAAGTGGATCGTGGCCTACCTGCTACACCATCCTTCA TTGAAGAAGAGGATCCAGGATGACATTGACCAGATTATAGGTTTCAATCGCACCCCAACCATCAGTGACCGGAACCGCCTTGTCCTGCTGGAGGCGACCATCAGAGAAGTACTCCGAATCCGGCCTGTGGCCCCTACGCTGATCCCCCACAAGGCTGTCATTGACTCCAG CATTGGCGACCTTACCATTGACAAAGGCACAGACGTTGTGGTCAACCTGTGGGCACTGCATCACAGTGAGAAGGAGTGGCAGCATCCCGACCTGTTCATGCCCG AGCGCTTCTTGGACCCCACAGGGACGCAACTCATCTCGCCATCATTAAGCTACTTGCCCTTTGGAGCAGGACCCCGCTCCTGCGTAGGTGAGATGCTAGCCCGCCAGGAGCTCTTCCTCTTCATGTCCCGGCTGCTGCAGAGGTTCAACCTGGAGATCCCGGATGATGGGAAGCTACCCTCTCTGGAGGGCCATGCCAGTCTCGTCTTGCAGATCAAACCTTTCAAGGTGAAGATCGAGGTGCGCCAGGCCTGGAAGGAAGCCCAGGCTGAGGGTAGCACCCCATGA